Sequence from the Thermocoleostomius sinensis A174 genome:
GCTTTTCTGTTCGTATCCAAAGTTAAAGCTGAAAGTCTTAAGTTAGAGGGTGTTTGAAAAGATTTGAGGTGTCAAATTTATGCCAACCGCCTCACCATAATCCGAATCATGGCAAGGTAGATCAAGGTTTCTGATGTCTCTGGTAATAATTCATAGTCTCTGACCAACCGTCTGCATCCCATTAGCCAACCAAAAGTTCGTTCTACCACCCACCTCTTTTTGAGCAAGCTAAAGCCTTTGGTTTGCTCAGGTCGCAGTACAACTTGCACAATCCAACGACAAACATCCATCACCCACATCAGAAAAGGGGCGCCATCGAACCCGCCGTCTACCCAAATGGTGATTAAGCGTGAAACCTTTTTCTTCATCCGTTTGACTCGTTTGAGGACACGTTTGCCCCCTTCGCGTTCCCCCAGGTTTGCCGCACTCACAAACACCCGCAAAACCAGTCCTAACGTATCCACCGTTAAAAATCGTTTGCGTCCTGTAATCAGCTTGCCTCCATCAAAGCCAACTTGTTGATGAACTCCTGCTGCACTCTTGATGCTTTGGCTATCGATGATCGCTTCTGATGGACTAGGATAGCGTTGCGCATCGATGCGAACCCACTGGTGCAACTGGTCATGAATGGAAATCCAGGTGCCGTCCAATCGCCAGTTGCGGAAGTACGTGTACACCGTCTGCCAGGCTGGGAAATCACCAGGTAAAGAACGCCAACGACAGCCTTCAACCAGAACATAGAGCATGGCATTGAGCACCTCCCACAGGTCAACGCTGCGAGGACGACCACCTGGCTTTGCTGCTGGAATTAATTCACTCAAAACCTCATATTGGGCGCGGGTTAGGTTACTGGGATATGCTTTACTCATCTGACTCACTCAGGGCTGTAGATATTTGCTATTCGCAGCCTACACTGAGTGAGCTTTTTTACGACCTTCCTGGCTTCTCAAACACCCTCTTAATTACCTGTCTAGATATCACAAGATAAACTGTTACAAAAAGGGAGTATATAATGTCTCTTTTAGTGAATTAATGAAAATTATAGGAGTGTCAATAGGAGTAGAAGTAGGTGCGACTCTTACGAAATCAGTCATGATAAGTATTGCCAATAAAATTCTTGTTCAGGGTAAACGCGTCAAAATCGAGGGACAAACTATGCCTCATC
This genomic interval carries:
- a CDS encoding IS5 family transposase — translated: MSKAYPSNLTRAQYEVLSELIPAAKPGGRPRSVDLWEVLNAMLYVLVEGCRWRSLPGDFPAWQTVYTYFRNWRLDGTWISIHDQLHQWVRIDAQRYPSPSEAIIDSQSIKSAAGVHQQVGFDGGKLITGRKRFLTVDTLGLVLRVFVSAANLGEREGGKRVLKRVKRMKKKVSRLITIWVDGGFDGAPFLMWVMDVCRWIVQVVLRPEQTKGFSLLKKRWVVERTFGWLMGCRRLVRDYELLPETSETLIYLAMIRIMVRRLA